The following are encoded together in the Clostridia bacterium genome:
- a CDS encoding DUF378 domain-containing protein, which translates to MFQLALALMVIGALNWLLVGLFQYDLVAAIFGGTDAIISRIIYTIVGIAGIYGLFRLVAGEPVREQRES; encoded by the coding sequence TGATGGTGATCGGAGCCTTGAACTGGTTGCTGGTTGGGTTATTCCAGTATGACCTGGTGGCTGCCATTTTCGGTGGAACCGATGCTATCATCAGCAGGATCATTTATACCATCGTCGGCATCGCCGGCATTTACGGGTTGTTCCGACTGGTGGCCGGCGAACCGGTGCGGGAACAACGGGAATCCTAA